From Brienomyrus brachyistius isolate T26 chromosome 18, BBRACH_0.4, whole genome shotgun sequence, one genomic window encodes:
- the LOC125713117 gene encoding kelch-like protein 10, with translation MHTTNCIDAYDTRADRWVDITQEEQSNLAGHGTVYHDGFVYCIGGFDGQNFIDTVRRYDPITRAWQQMAPIHWQRCNVSVVVLDGLIYAMGGHIGFWPLDIVECYNPKTNEWTQLESMNERRNDASATTLNGKIYICGGHNGTESLSTVECFDPLTNEWSLITPMSTPRHSLGVTAYKGKIYAVGGINRPDHLQTMEVYDPTTNRWHAVAPMSTPRSEFGIAVVDDLLFVMGGHDGFGVTNKVECYDAGTGSWYRAQDMSRARQHFSCCVVPAHPRIIEYASPR, from the exons ATGCACACGACAAACTGCATCGACGCATATGACACacgggccgaccgctgggtggatatcacgcaggaggagcagagcaaCCTAGCTGGTCATGGCACGGTGTACCATGATGGGTTTGTGTACTGCATTGGGGGGTTTGATGGGCAAAACTTTATCGATACCGTGCGCAGATACGACCCGATCACACGAGCATGGCAGCAGATGGCCCCAATACACTGGCAGCGCTGTAATGTTAGTGTGGTCGTGCTCGATGGGCTCATCTATGCCATGGGTGGCCATATTGGTTTCTGGCCCCTCGACATCGTAGAGTGCTACAACCCAAAAACCAATGAATGGACCCAGCTCGAGTCTATGAATGAGAGGAGAAACGATGCCAgcgccaccaccctgaatggcaag ATATACATCTGTGGGGGCCACAATGGAACAGAGAGCCTATCTACAGTGGAGTGCTTTGACCCCCTCACAAACGAATGGAGCTTGATCACTCCAATGAGCACTCCCCGTCACAGCCTTGGAGTCACGGCGTATAAAGGGAAGAtatatgcg gtgggcggtatcaacaggcctgatcacctgcagaccatggaggtctatgaccctaccacaaaccgctggcatgctgtggcccccatgtccacaccgcgcagtgagtttggcatcgcagtggtggacgacctcctatttgtgatgggcggccacgatgggtttggggtaactaacaaggtggagtgctatgatgcggggacaggcagctggtatcgtgcgcaggacatgagcagagccagacagcatttcagctgctgcgtagtgcctgcgcacccccgcatcaTAGAATACGCTTCACCTCGTTAG
- the LOC125713125 gene encoding odorant receptor 131-2-like: MAGQNGSSLELNFLYYQSMTGTIDFMTTIKSSLVLSTALFFISLNLIMFVAMWSKPSFRETSRYLLFSQMLLSDSIHLGFTTLLYSCSMANINLIKVLCSMIVLVSGTTFRISPLTLAVMCLERYVAICFPLRHTDIATPGRTNIAIAVVWFLGSVNYVIDIIFLAATDAHFFTKTIYCTQERLFLAKWQFDVFQSFNGVFFVAVGIIVISTYTGIMMAARSVKAKKASRTVLLHLVQLGLCLSSFLFSSIERALSTISSALFIHLRYLNFFLLVLLPRCLSPLIYGLRDEGVRPLFLCYLRCSRWRIKPSTKH; the protein is encoded by the coding sequence ATGGCTGGCCAGAATGGTTCCTCTCTGGAGCTCAACTTCCTGTACTACCAGTCCATGACAGGGACAATAGACTTCATGACAACAATAAAATCATCTCTCGTGCTGTCCACTGCCCTATTCTTCATCTCCCTGAACCTCATCATGTTCGTTGCCATGTGGAGTAAACCCAGCTTCCGTGAGACTTCCCGCTATCttctattcagccaaatgctccTCAGTGACTCCATCCATCTGGGATTCACCACATTGCTCTACTCGTGTAGCATGGCTAACATCAACCTCATCAAGGTGCTCTGCTCCATGATCGTCCTTGTAAGCGGGACAACTTTCCGCATCTCCCCTCTGACGTTGGCTGTCATGTGTCTGGAACGCTATGTGGCCATTTGTTTCCCACTCCGACACACTGACATCGCCACCCCCGGGAGAACCAATATTGCCATTGCAGTGGTCTGGTTCCTGGGCTCTGTGAACTATGTGATTGATATAATTTTTTTAGCAGCTACAGATGCCCATTTCTTCACTAAAACTATTTACTGCACACAGGAGCGCCTCTTTCTGGCCAAGTGGCAGTTTGATGTGTTCCAGAGCTTTAACGGTGTCTTTTTTGTTGCCGTGGGAATCATCGTCATCAGCACCTACACAGGCATCATGATGGCAGCCCGGTCCGTCAAGGCCAAAAAGGCCAGCAGGACGGTTCTCCTTCACCTGGTCCAGTTGGGCCTCTGCCTCTCCTCCTTCCTGTTCAGCAGCATCGAGAGAGCCCTGTCTACAATCAGCTCAGCCCTCTTTATCCACCTGCGCTACCTGAACTTCtttctcctcgtcctcctgcccCGCTGCCTGAGCCCCCTCATCTATGGACTGAGGGACGAAGGAGTTCGTCCCCTCTTCCTCTGCTACCTCCGCTGCAGTCGCTGGAGGATCAAACCAAGCACAAAACATTAA
- the LOC125713116 gene encoding odorant receptor 131-2-like isoform X1: MRGLRQRGRRTRRKKFRTLKMVENSTGIVDGSKWSEILSFGPLITEVLVGIFLYINGLMIFTFFMKEAFRTDTRYILFAHMLFVDSSLLVVTSLVALLTYYRVAIPYESCIVLNLVLVWLEFCTPLTLVAMCLERYVAVCKPLRHAAISTPRIRVVGLLLIWGPGCVPALVIIFSCTASVSVKQLSMRVLCSLDALIVIEWQKYLQIAVFKFYFLLMSMVIAFTYVKVAAAARSASGKNSKSSAKGTRTVALHAIQLLLCLIQLLTPFVDMALLKISVVIYIYIRFVNFIMFVIAPRCLSSLIYGLRDQNFFQALKHYAVCGLDKKVQPAASHSRKVDLRH, encoded by the exons ATGAGGGGGCTCAGGCAGCGgggcaggaggacgaggagaaaGAAGTTCAG GACACTGAAAATGGTGGAGAATTCGACAGGAATAGTGGATGGCAGCAAATGGTCAGAAATTCTCTCATTCGGGCCTCTCATCACAGAGGTGCTGGTGGGCATCTTCTTATACATCAACGGCCTCATGATCTTCACCTTCTTCATGAAGGAGGCCTTTCGCACTGATACCCGCTATATCCTTTTTGCCCACATGCTCTTTGTGGATTCCTCACTGCTGGTGGTGACCAGCTTGGTTGCGCTGCTGACCTACTACAGAGTGGCGATCCCCTATGAGTCCTGCATAGTGCTTAACCTGGTCTTGGTCTGGCTAGAATTCTGCACGCCTCTGACCTTGGTGGCCATGTGCCTGGAGCGCTATGTGGCTGTGTGTAAACCCCTAAGGCACGCTGCCATCTCCACGCCGAGGATTAGAGTGGTGGGCCTGCTCCTCATTTGGGGGCCGGGCTGTGTACCTGCCCTCGTCATCATCTTTTCTTGCACAGCCTCAGTCTCAGTTAAGCAGCTCAGCATGAGAGTCTTGTGCTCCTTGGATGCACTGATTGTGATTGAGTGGCAGAAGTACCTCCAAATTGCTGTGTTCAAATTCTATTTCTTGCTCATGTCCATGGTCATCGCCTTCACGTACGTCAAGGTGGCTGCGGCTGCCCGGTCTGCCTCTGGTAAAAACAGCAAGTCAAGCGCCAAAGGTACGAGGACAGTGGCTCTCCATGCCATCCAGCTTCTCCTTTGCCTCATACAGCTACTTACGCCTTTTGTGGACATGGCTCTGCTAAAGATCAGCGTGGTGATCTACATCTATATCCGTTTTgtgaatttcataatgtttgtgATAGCGCCGCGTTGCCTGAGTTCATTGATCTATGGTTTGAGGGACCAGAATTTCTTCCAGGCATTGAAACACTATGCTGTTTGTGGCCTGGATAAGAAGGTTCAACCAGCTGCTTCTCATTCCAGGAAGGTGGATCTGAGGCATTAA
- the LOC125713116 gene encoding odorant receptor 131-2-like isoform X2, whose product MVENSTGIVDGSKWSEILSFGPLITEVLVGIFLYINGLMIFTFFMKEAFRTDTRYILFAHMLFVDSSLLVVTSLVALLTYYRVAIPYESCIVLNLVLVWLEFCTPLTLVAMCLERYVAVCKPLRHAAISTPRIRVVGLLLIWGPGCVPALVIIFSCTASVSVKQLSMRVLCSLDALIVIEWQKYLQIAVFKFYFLLMSMVIAFTYVKVAAAARSASGKNSKSSAKGTRTVALHAIQLLLCLIQLLTPFVDMALLKISVVIYIYIRFVNFIMFVIAPRCLSSLIYGLRDQNFFQALKHYAVCGLDKKVQPAASHSRKVDLRH is encoded by the coding sequence ATGGTGGAGAATTCGACAGGAATAGTGGATGGCAGCAAATGGTCAGAAATTCTCTCATTCGGGCCTCTCATCACAGAGGTGCTGGTGGGCATCTTCTTATACATCAACGGCCTCATGATCTTCACCTTCTTCATGAAGGAGGCCTTTCGCACTGATACCCGCTATATCCTTTTTGCCCACATGCTCTTTGTGGATTCCTCACTGCTGGTGGTGACCAGCTTGGTTGCGCTGCTGACCTACTACAGAGTGGCGATCCCCTATGAGTCCTGCATAGTGCTTAACCTGGTCTTGGTCTGGCTAGAATTCTGCACGCCTCTGACCTTGGTGGCCATGTGCCTGGAGCGCTATGTGGCTGTGTGTAAACCCCTAAGGCACGCTGCCATCTCCACGCCGAGGATTAGAGTGGTGGGCCTGCTCCTCATTTGGGGGCCGGGCTGTGTACCTGCCCTCGTCATCATCTTTTCTTGCACAGCCTCAGTCTCAGTTAAGCAGCTCAGCATGAGAGTCTTGTGCTCCTTGGATGCACTGATTGTGATTGAGTGGCAGAAGTACCTCCAAATTGCTGTGTTCAAATTCTATTTCTTGCTCATGTCCATGGTCATCGCCTTCACGTACGTCAAGGTGGCTGCGGCTGCCCGGTCTGCCTCTGGTAAAAACAGCAAGTCAAGCGCCAAAGGTACGAGGACAGTGGCTCTCCATGCCATCCAGCTTCTCCTTTGCCTCATACAGCTACTTACGCCTTTTGTGGACATGGCTCTGCTAAAGATCAGCGTGGTGATCTACATCTATATCCGTTTTgtgaatttcataatgtttgtgATAGCGCCGCGTTGCCTGAGTTCATTGATCTATGGTTTGAGGGACCAGAATTTCTTCCAGGCATTGAAACACTATGCTGTTTGTGGCCTGGATAAGAAGGTTCAACCAGCTGCTTCTCATTCCAGGAAGGTGGATCTGAGGCATTAA
- the LOC125713119 gene encoding odorant receptor 131-2-like yields MVENSTGIVDGSKWSEILSFGPLITEVLVGIFLYINGLMIFTFFMKEAFRTDTRYILFAHMLFVDSSLLVVTSLIALLTYYRVTIPYESCIVLNLVMMWLEFSTPLTLVAMCLERYVAVCKPLRHAAISTPRIRVVGLLLIWGLGCVPALVILLSFAALVSVKQLTMRVLCSLDALIVIEWQKYLQIAVFKFYFLLMSMVIAFTYVKVAAAARSASGKNSKSSAKGTRTVALHAIQLLLCLIQLLTPFVDMALLKISVVIYIYIRFVNFIMFVIAPRCLSSLIYGLRDQNFFQALKHYAVCGLDKKVQPAASHSRKVDLRH; encoded by the coding sequence ATGGTGGAGAATTCGACAGGAATAGTGGATGGCAGCAAATGGTCAGAAATTCTCTCATTCGGGCCTCTCATCACAGAGGTGCTGGTGGGCATCTTCTTATACATCAACGGCCTCATGATCTTCACCTTCTTCATGAAGGAGGCCTTTCGCACTGATACCCGCTATATCCTTTTTGCCCACATGCTCTTTGTGGATTCCTCACTGCTGGTGGTGACCAGCTTGATTGCGCTGCTGACCTACTACAGAGTGACGATCCCCTATGAGTCCTGCATAGTGCTCAACTTGGTCATGATGTGGCTGGAATTTTCCACGCCTCTGACCTTGGTGGCCATGTGCCTGGAGCGCTATGTGGCTGTGTGTAAGCCCCTAAGGCACGCTGCCATCTCCACGCCGAGGATTAGAGTGGTGGGCCTGCTCCTCATTTGGGGGCTGGGCTGTGTACCTGCCCTCGTCATCCTCCTTTCCTTCGCAGCCTTGGTCTCAGTGAAGCAGCTCACCATGAGAGTCTTGTGCTCCTTGGATGCACTGATTGTGATTGAGTGGCAGAAGTACCTCCAAATTGCTGTGTTCAAATTCTATTTCTTGCTCATGTCCATGGTCATCGCCTTCACGTACGTCAAGGTGGCTGCGGCTGCCCGGTCTGCCTCTGGTAAAAACAGCAAGTCAAGCGCCAAAGGTACGAGGACAGTGGCTCTCCATGCCATCCAGCTTCTCCTTTGCCTCATACAGCTACTTACGCCTTTTGTGGACATGGCTCTGCTAAAGATCAGCGTGGTGATCTACATCTATATCCGTTTTgtgaatttcataatgtttgtgATAGCGCCGCGTTGCCTGAGTTCATTGATCTATGGTTTGAGGGACCAGAATTTCTTCCAGGCATTGAAACACTATGCTGTTTGTGGCCTGGATAAGAAGGTTCAACCAGCTGCTTCTCATTCCAGGAAGGTGGATCTGAGGCATTAA
- the LOC125713129 gene encoding odorant receptor 131-2-like isoform X3, translating to MADNMTGITNGSKSSDTVPPKRFMLDVIIIQVLVGIFLYINGLMIFTFFMKEAFRTDTRYILFAHMLFVDSSVMVTTNLAVLFMHYGVVIPFEVCIVLNLMMTWLDFCTPLTLVAMCLERYVAVCKPLRHAAISTPRIRVVGLLLIWGLGCVPALVIIFSCTASVSVKQLSMRVLCSMDALIVIEWQKYLQIAVFKFYFLLMSMVIAFTYVKVAAAARSASGDNSKSSAKGNTSEMSSC from the exons ATGGCAGACAATATGACAGGAATAACCAATGGCAGCAAATCATCAGATACTGTCCCTCCAAAGCGTTTCATGCTCGATGTGATAATCATTCAGGTGCTGGTGGGCATCTTCTTATACATCAACGGCCTCATGATCTTCACCTTCTTCATGAAGGAGGCCTTTCGCACTGATACCCGCTATATCCTTTTTGCCCACATGCTCTTTGTGGATTCCTCGGTGATGGTGACGACAAACCTGGCTGTGCTGTTTATGCACTATGGTGTGGTGATCCCCTTTGAGGTCTGTATAGTGCTCAACCTGATGATGACCTGGTTGGATTTCTGCACGCCTCTGACCTTGGTGGCCATGTGCCTGGAGCGCTATGTGGCTGTGTGTAAGCCCCTAAGGCACGCTGCCATCTCCACGCCGAGGATTAGAGTGGTGGGCCTGCTCCTCATTTGGGGGCTGGGCTGTGTACCTGCCCTCGTCATCATCTTTTCTTGCACAGCCTCAGTCTCAGTTAAGCAGCTCAGCATGAGAGTCTTGTGCTCCATGGATGCACTGATTGTGATTGAGTGGCAGAAGTACCTCCAAATTGCTGTGTTCAAATTCTATTTCTTGCTCATGTCCATGGTCATCGCCTTCACATACGTCAAGGTGGCTGCAGCTGCCCGGTCTGCCTCTGGTGACAACAGCAAGTCAAGCGCCAAAG GAAACACCAGTGAGATGAGCTCCTGCTAA
- the LOC125713129 gene encoding odorant receptor 131-2-like isoform X1, producing MADNMTGITNGSKSSDTVPPKRFMLDVIIIQVLVGIFLYINGLMIFTFFMKEAFRTDTRYILFAHMLFVDSSVMVTTNLAVLFMHYGVVIPFEVCIVLNLMMTWLDFCTPLTLVAMCLERYVAVCKPLRHAAISTPRIRVVGLLLIWGLGCVPALVIIFSCTASVSVKQLSMRVLCSMDALIVIEWQKYLQIAVFKFYFLLMSMVIAFTYVKVAAAARSASGDNSKSSAKAPRCLSPLIYGLRDQNFFQALKHYAVCGLDKKIQPDAPHLVPKTWH from the exons ATGGCAGACAATATGACAGGAATAACCAATGGCAGCAAATCATCAGATACTGTCCCTCCAAAGCGTTTCATGCTCGATGTGATAATCATTCAGGTGCTGGTGGGCATCTTCTTATACATCAACGGCCTCATGATCTTCACCTTCTTCATGAAGGAGGCCTTTCGCACTGATACCCGCTATATCCTTTTTGCCCACATGCTCTTTGTGGATTCCTCGGTGATGGTGACGACAAACCTGGCTGTGCTGTTTATGCACTATGGTGTGGTGATCCCCTTTGAGGTCTGTATAGTGCTCAACCTGATGATGACCTGGTTGGATTTCTGCACGCCTCTGACCTTGGTGGCCATGTGCCTGGAGCGCTATGTGGCTGTGTGTAAGCCCCTAAGGCACGCTGCCATCTCCACGCCGAGGATTAGAGTGGTGGGCCTGCTCCTCATTTGGGGGCTGGGCTGTGTACCTGCCCTCGTCATCATCTTTTCTTGCACAGCCTCAGTCTCAGTTAAGCAGCTCAGCATGAGAGTCTTGTGCTCCATGGATGCACTGATTGTGATTGAGTGGCAGAAGTACCTCCAAATTGCTGTGTTCAAATTCTATTTCTTGCTCATGTCCATGGTCATCGCCTTCACATACGTCAAGGTGGCTGCAGCTGCCCGGTCTGCCTCTGGTGACAACAGCAAGTCAAGCGCCAAAG CTCCACGATGCCTGAGCCCATTGATCTATGGTTTGAGGGACCAGAACTTCTTCCAGGCATTGAAACACTATGCTGTTTGTGGCCTGGATAAGAAGATTCAACCAGATGCTCCTCATTTAGTTCCAAAGACTTGGCACTGA